Genomic DNA from Nostoc sp. ATCC 53789:
CTTGCTGATGTAGTAGCTTTATTGATATCGTTGCTTGCTACTATTTTTGCCCAACAACCTGCTAAAAGTAGGGCAACATTTGGGAACCATCGCCTGGAAGTTTTTGCAGCTTTAATTAATGGGTTTAGTTTAATAGCGATCGCCAGCTTTATTATCTGGGAAGCGATTCATCGTTGGCAAAATCCAGAACCAATTTTGAGTTTACCAATGTTATTCATTGCAGTTTTGGGTTTAATCGTTAATATATTTAGCATTAAATGGCTTCATCCCCACACTCATAATGATTTAAATCTACAAGGAGTATTTTTGCATGTAATTGCTGATACTGTAAGTTCTGTGGGTGTAATTATTGCTGCCTTATTAATTCATATTTGCCATTGGTGGTGGGCGGATGCTGTTATTAGTTTTGTAGTTGCTATTTTTATTGGTTTAAGTGCTTTACCTTTAGTCAGAGAAAGCCTGAACATATTTTTGGAATATGCGCCAGAATCCATTGACCCAGATGAAGTAAATATTGTTATTAAATATTTTCCTAACGTATTGCAAGTAGAGAAACTACATATCTGGAAAATTAGTTCCAATCGTGTGATGTTATGTGCGAATTTAACAGTGGAATGTACGACTATTCAGGAGCGCGATCGCCTGTTGAAAAAACTGCAAATTCATCTGCAAAAAACTTTTGGGATTACAGACACAACCTTGCAACTAAGCAGCTATAAATTGCTTCCAGAAGCTTCTATTAATCCATTACTAAATCAGGATTTAGCTTTAATGTTATCTGCCAACCAATCCCGCTCAAACCTTTAGCCAGTAATAATTTTGGATTCGGCGCAGCGGGACTAATGTCAACCAAAAGTTTTATTTACAAGGAGATTCTGTCATGATTTCATTACTGCAAAAGTACAAACGTTTATTGGCTTGGTTTATATCGGGTCTGGTTTTAGTAATCCTAATTTCTTTGGGAATATCACACCAACAACCAGCTACAGCATCTCAACCGAATTCTACTGAGTCTGTGGGTATTTCTGACTTCGCCACTACTCATCTAGAACCGAATTTTTATCAATAATTAACTGCTAAGACTTGCTCGATTAACTTGTAAGAGATATTGCAATGATTTCAATTCTTGGAAAGTGCCGGAGACCTCTGGCCTTTTTTATGGCTAGTTTTTTGTCTGCCATGATGCTGATATTTGCTAATCCTGTCATTCAACCTGCCTTGGCTAATGGTGGTAATGGGATTAATGTGATTCTGATGATTGGCGATGGTATGGGCTGGAATATGGCCCGAGCTGCTGCGATCGCCAAAGGTGGGGCTTTTTACACAGCCGGTAAAGGTTCTGGTCTTAGCTTCCAAACTCTCACAGGATATGGACTAGTGACTACCTACGGCACAACCATCCAGTCAAATACACCAAGTAATCCCAATAATCTAGCCAAATTATCGGGTAACTCCGCCGTAGACGGTACTAATCCCACTACAGGTCTAAGTCCTGTTCGTCCAGGCTTTTCATTCCAGCCCACTCCTTTTAATCCCGGTAATACAGATGTCGGTAACAGTCTATTACCAGGTAACTTAACAGGCTATGACGTAACTAAGGGAGGCCCTACTCCTTGGATTCCTCTATCCCCTGCTAATCCTGGTACTTATGACAAAGAGTACATCAAGTATAGCTATCCCGACTCTGCTAACACCGCTACGACTCTTTATACAGGTGTCAAGAGCTATAACAACGCGATGGGCGTAGACATTTATGAGAAAAAGCTGACAACCATCGTAGAAATTGCCAAAGCACAAGGTAAATCCACGGGAGTCGTTACTTCAGTACCAGTCAGCCACGCAACTCCCGGCGCTGCTGTCTCCTTCGTAAATCGTCGTAGTAAGTACGATAGTGACTACGATCCTAACAAGACCAATCAAGACAGTATTTTGCAACAGGCATTGCTGAACTTTAAGCCTAATGTTATTTTGGGCGGCGGTCATCCCTTAGATCACCAGAATACTACCAGTTCAGGCCCAGTCTGTAATGCCACTAGCTACACTTACATCAAGGCATCTACTTACAAAGAGTTGACTGGTAAAACAGCCTTGAGCGATGCAGCCGCTTGTTCAGCTCCTGCTTCATCAAATCCTAACAATCGCTACGGCTACACCTTTTTGGAGCGTGGGCCTAATGCAACTCAGACACTTTTGAACACAGCTGCATCAGTCGATCCAAATACTGGCGGCAAGTTATTTGGTTTGTATGGCGCTCGCGGTCAAGATGGCAACATTCCTACGAGTTCTTCCAAAGGGGACTACAGCGCAACAGGTTTAGGTCAATTTACACTCTTTAGCACCACAACTTCTACAAATCAAACTCCTAACCCTGATACTGTCCGTCCTCTGTCTCCTGGTGAAACTGACGCTAGTTTTATTGCCAGAGAAATTAACGAAAATCCCACTTTGGCTGATATGACTCAAGCGGCTTTAACCGTTCTAGGTAAAGACCAAGATGGTTTCTGGCTGATGATTGAAGGCGGGGATATCGACTGGGCTGCCCATGATAACAACATGGATAACCTGATTGGTACGATGAATGATTTCGATAAAGCCGTGCAAACAACCATTAACTGGATCAACAACAATGGTGGTTGGAGCAAAAACTTGCTAATTGTTACGGCTGACCATGACCACTACCTCACCTTAAATCCCGACTTCCCCTCCAAGTTAACTGGGCAAGATCCAAATGTGTCTAGAGGGTTGAAATTTAACGCCAAGGACATCACTTTTAACCAGCATGTTCCAGCCAATGCCGGTCACTTCTGGGGATCTGATCCAAGTAAAAAGTATCTCTGGGGTAGCCACAGCCGACGGCTTGTGCCTGTTTACTACCAAGGTGCTTATTCATCAACTTTGACTAAATTCTTGGGACAAAACTATCAGTTTACAGATAGCTTTGGTACTTACGATGTGCCCGGTATTAGGGGTGTGGTTGATCAGAGCCAAATATTTCAAACTATGAAGACTGCACTCACAAGTTCGCCAAATTAATACACCGCTTCACTGAACACTAACCAAAAGGCTGACTGTAGCAGAGATTTGATCAAGCATATCTCTGCTTAATAAAACTATTTCTATCTTTTCGCACCTGTTCTTTATCTAGGTAAAAAAATGGCTGACTCAATCCTTTATTATAAATTCTCTAACACTGACCAAAGTCTCACAGGCAACTTCTTCTTCAATCAAGCTGCTGCTGACGATCAACAAGTAACGCTGGACGAGGGCTTAAATATTTCTGCTACCTACAGTGGACAGACTTACACCCAAACTGATGATTCTCAAGCACTATTATTAACCAACGAAT
This window encodes:
- a CDS encoding cation diffusion facilitator family transporter, with amino-acid sequence MLSLKWCECSCADDSPKLISCQQKSKFLWIAVYVLVAFLVAEWSVGLWSRSLSLQADAGHILADVVALLISLLATIFAQQPAKSRATFGNHRLEVFAALINGFSLIAIASFIIWEAIHRWQNPEPILSLPMLFIAVLGLIVNIFSIKWLHPHTHNDLNLQGVFLHVIADTVSSVGVIIAALLIHICHWWWADAVISFVVAIFIGLSALPLVRESLNIFLEYAPESIDPDEVNIVIKYFPNVLQVEKLHIWKISSNRVMLCANLTVECTTIQERDRLLKKLQIHLQKTFGITDTTLQLSSYKLLPEASINPLLNQDLALMLSANQSRSNL
- a CDS encoding alkaline phosphatase → MASFLSAMMLIFANPVIQPALANGGNGINVILMIGDGMGWNMARAAAIAKGGAFYTAGKGSGLSFQTLTGYGLVTTYGTTIQSNTPSNPNNLAKLSGNSAVDGTNPTTGLSPVRPGFSFQPTPFNPGNTDVGNSLLPGNLTGYDVTKGGPTPWIPLSPANPGTYDKEYIKYSYPDSANTATTLYTGVKSYNNAMGVDIYEKKLTTIVEIAKAQGKSTGVVTSVPVSHATPGAAVSFVNRRSKYDSDYDPNKTNQDSILQQALLNFKPNVILGGGHPLDHQNTTSSGPVCNATSYTYIKASTYKELTGKTALSDAAACSAPASSNPNNRYGYTFLERGPNATQTLLNTAASVDPNTGGKLFGLYGARGQDGNIPTSSSKGDYSATGLGQFTLFSTTTSTNQTPNPDTVRPLSPGETDASFIAREINENPTLADMTQAALTVLGKDQDGFWLMIEGGDIDWAAHDNNMDNLIGTMNDFDKAVQTTINWINNNGGWSKNLLIVTADHDHYLTLNPDFPSKLTGQDPNVSRGLKFNAKDITFNQHVPANAGHFWGSDPSKKYLWGSHSRRLVPVYYQGAYSSTLTKFLGQNYQFTDSFGTYDVPGIRGVVDQSQIFQTMKTALTSSPN